A section of the Streptomyces xinghaiensis S187 genome encodes:
- a CDS encoding DUF5719 family protein: protein MNRTTLSLLAATTALAAVTGVAALAAPGGTPERSAAAAERLPVERSELLCPEPSLSELAETGYTSFTPEDGAAGSKGTAGLLPAEEEAEPGGGKDGKDGDKDEDEEAAEDEDGGEKAGPDPVAPLKKPGAPATASVSGAGAPALIGTADGALAPGWTAQQTTVIGSGEGRGLLGVSCTAPDTDFWFPGTSTAKSRQDYVELTNPDDAAAVVDLELYGRKGRIETETGEGITVPPRSATSVLLSTLTSEKADDVAVHVVARSGRVGAAVRATDSGTGSDWLPPSTVAAGSAVLPGIPEDAVSVRLVAVAAGDRDADLKVELAGPTGSFTPAGHESLTLKRGMVTSVDLDDITKGEPGSLVLSPADGGETAPYAVALRVVRGKGGDREMAFIPATSRIEARGTAADNRAKGSVLSLVAPGKAARVEVTASAGSGGGKPVSKEYTVKAGTTLSVPEPPVPSGGKGTHALTVKALSGGPVYASRMLERPKGGVPMFTVQPVPDDRGTVVVPEAAEDLSLLMR, encoded by the coding sequence GTGAACCGCACCACCCTCTCCCTGCTCGCCGCCACCACGGCACTCGCCGCGGTCACCGGAGTCGCGGCCCTGGCCGCGCCCGGCGGGACACCGGAGCGATCGGCGGCCGCGGCCGAACGGCTGCCCGTGGAGCGCTCCGAGCTGCTCTGCCCGGAGCCGTCCCTGTCGGAGCTGGCCGAGACCGGCTACACCTCCTTCACGCCCGAGGACGGGGCCGCGGGCTCCAAGGGCACGGCCGGACTCCTGCCCGCCGAGGAGGAGGCGGAGCCCGGCGGCGGCAAGGACGGCAAGGACGGTGACAAGGACGAGGACGAGGAGGCGGCCGAGGACGAGGACGGCGGCGAGAAGGCCGGACCCGACCCCGTCGCCCCCCTGAAGAAGCCGGGCGCCCCCGCGACCGCCTCCGTCTCCGGGGCCGGCGCGCCCGCCCTCATCGGAACCGCCGACGGCGCCCTCGCCCCCGGCTGGACCGCCCAGCAGACGACCGTGATCGGCTCCGGTGAGGGACGCGGCCTCCTCGGCGTCTCCTGCACGGCCCCCGACACCGATTTCTGGTTCCCGGGCACGAGCACCGCCAAGAGCCGCCAGGACTACGTCGAGCTGACCAATCCCGATGACGCCGCCGCCGTCGTCGACCTGGAGCTGTACGGCCGGAAGGGCCGGATCGAGACCGAGACGGGTGAGGGCATCACCGTCCCGCCCCGCTCCGCCACCTCCGTCCTGCTGTCCACGCTCACCTCCGAGAAGGCCGACGACGTCGCCGTGCACGTCGTCGCCCGTTCCGGCCGCGTCGGGGCCGCCGTCCGCGCCACGGACAGCGGGACGGGCAGCGACTGGCTGCCGCCCTCGACGGTGGCGGCCGGCAGCGCCGTGCTGCCCGGCATCCCGGAGGACGCGGTATCCGTACGGCTGGTGGCGGTGGCGGCCGGCGACCGCGACGCCGATCTGAAGGTGGAACTCGCCGGACCGACCGGCTCGTTCACCCCCGCCGGACACGAGAGCCTGACGCTGAAGCGCGGCATGGTGACGTCCGTGGACCTGGACGACATCACCAAGGGCGAGCCCGGCTCCCTGGTGCTGAGCCCGGCGGACGGCGGCGAGACCGCCCCGTACGCGGTCGCCCTGCGCGTCGTCCGCGGCAAGGGCGGAGACCGGGAAATGGCGTTCATCCCGGCCACCTCGCGGATCGAGGCGCGCGGCACCGCGGCCGACAACCGCGCCAAGGGGTCCGTCCTCTCCCTCGTCGCGCCGGGGAAGGCCGCGAGGGTGGAGGTCACCGCCTCGGCGGGCAGCGGGGGCGGCAAGCCGGTGAGCAAGGAGTACACGGTCAAGGCCGGTACGACGCTCAGCGTGCCGGAGCCCCCCGTCCCCTCGGGCGGCAAGGGCACCCACGCGCTGACCGTCAAGGCACTGTCCGGCGGGCCGGTGTACGCCTCCCGGATGCTCGAACGGCCCAAGGGCGGGGTGCCGATGTTCACCGTCCAGCCGGTTCCCGACGACCGGGGCACGGTCGTCGTCCCGGAGGCCGCCGAGGACCTGTCCCTGCTGATGCGCTGA
- a CDS encoding WhiB family transcriptional regulator translates to MTELFQQLLVEEADEELGWQERALCAQTDPESFFPEKGGSTREAKKVCLACEVRSECLEYALANDERFGIWGGLSERERRRLKKAAV, encoded by the coding sequence ATGACCGAGCTGTTCCAGCAATTGCTGGTCGAGGAGGCGGATGAGGAGCTCGGATGGCAGGAGCGCGCACTGTGCGCCCAGACCGATCCCGAGTCTTTTTTCCCGGAAAAGGGCGGTTCCACCCGTGAGGCGAAAAAGGTCTGCCTGGCCTGCGAGGTGCGGTCCGAGTGCCTCGAATACGCCCTCGCCAATGACGAGCGCTTCGGCATCTGGGGCGGGCTCTCCGAGCGCGAGCGCCGCCGGCTGAAGAAGGCCGCCGTTTGA
- a CDS encoding glycosyltransferase family 2 protein, giving the protein MSVHSHSAHSRPAAPSGAAAPEYPRHVVTAVLVSHDGARWLPQALAGLVGQERPVQNVIAADTGSADESAALLTDTLGAERVLHLARRSGFGTAVDEAVRTAGVLTPDDLPYLKRPSGWDPETRTWRDDAYDMPELPHGEPVQWLWLLHDDCAPEPDALAELLRVADSSPSTAIIGPKLRGWYDRRQLLEAGVSIARSGRRWTGLDRREQDQGQHDQVRPVLSVSTAGMLIRRDVWDELGGFDRRLPLMRDDVDLCWRAQAAGHQVLVAPEAVLRHAEAAARERRPIDCAGRSAANPHRVDKAGAVYTMLVNSRGAALPYVLLRLVLGTVLRTLAYLVGKVPGQALDEIAGLLGVLLRPGRILAGRRRRGRPAVEPAELRPLFPPPGATVRATAEAVVGNFSGRSEPELASGGRHGAVESGPGGDDADFLEIEQFARLKRVARKPGPVLFLLLLVVSLVACRGLLGSGTLAGGALLPAPADASGLWDRYLSAWQPVGTGGTEAAPPYLAVIAALSTLLLGSTGAALTLLLVCSVPLAGLSAYFASRPLVESRLLRAWAAVAYAFLPAATGALAGGRLGTAVLAVLLPLMARAAVAAAGAALPSDSDDGERDGDAAPGARPSWRAVWAYTLLLTFTTAFTPVVWPLTLLLGIALLVTRTVRHQGGTAAYGIRLALVLVTPLVVLAPWSLSLLTSPSGFLREVGLEYGTGSATALDLLMVSPGGPKAAGGFLLAGVVLAALAALLRGDRQRAVRTAWAVAVAALLLAALSNGSAWAGPATLVYGIALLSAAAVGAENARERVAAQSFGWRQPAAALIALAAAAGPLLSAVAWMYGGAAGPVERRDPVQVPPFVAEESRTQDQARTLVLGGEPGRVSYTLVRGSGARLGDADLAAASGGDIRLDGIVANLVAGSGADQTDQLGGYAVRYILVRDGAPREMGRVLDTTPGLTRLSQEDGSSLWRLDRRVARVTVVGNPDKGGDGGAAEAAEPVPVAAGPVEAHTSLPAGPEGRVLRVADRAAPGWTATLDGEPLTPTTVDEWAQGFELPANGGRLDLTYESPLSHTLWTGAQGLLAVVLVVLALPGRRREVDDDLPETAPEPAVPAQPVDGEGRRARRLRAAAEAEAAAQGTEPESAPEQPVPAGTAPAAAAEDDPFEAFDAFRATQAAESADRAAQGAAASGAPAGPYAEGVPQQVPQQPYGTWDQQSYAPGGGQPYPGEQYGHEPYQGQGEQQYQGYGDGQYQQYGAGQYSDPYQPDPYQAAPYGDGQQQYDAQQQYDGQQYDGRQQYDGQQPGPYGYPAQPYAGGDPARSETVHGDDGEPAPRRDGSDQQ; this is encoded by the coding sequence ATGTCCGTGCACAGTCACTCGGCACACAGCCGGCCGGCAGCCCCCTCCGGAGCCGCCGCCCCCGAATACCCGCGGCATGTCGTCACCGCCGTGCTGGTCTCCCACGACGGTGCCCGCTGGCTGCCCCAGGCGCTCGCCGGACTGGTCGGCCAGGAACGGCCGGTCCAGAACGTCATCGCCGCCGACACCGGCAGCGCCGACGAGTCCGCGGCGCTGCTCACCGACACCCTCGGAGCCGAGCGGGTGCTGCACCTCGCGCGCCGGTCCGGCTTCGGCACGGCCGTCGACGAGGCCGTCCGCACGGCCGGTGTGCTCACCCCCGACGACCTGCCGTATCTGAAGCGCCCCAGCGGCTGGGACCCGGAGACCCGTACCTGGCGCGACGACGCCTACGACATGCCCGAACTGCCGCACGGCGAGCCCGTCCAGTGGCTCTGGCTGCTGCACGACGACTGCGCCCCCGAGCCGGACGCCCTGGCCGAGCTGCTGCGGGTGGCCGACTCCTCCCCGTCCACCGCGATCATCGGCCCCAAGCTGCGCGGCTGGTACGACCGCCGGCAGCTCCTGGAGGCGGGCGTCAGCATCGCCCGCAGCGGCCGCCGCTGGACCGGTCTCGACCGCCGCGAGCAGGACCAGGGCCAGCACGACCAGGTGCGGCCGGTGCTGTCGGTCTCCACCGCCGGCATGCTGATCCGGCGCGACGTCTGGGACGAACTCGGCGGCTTCGACCGGCGGCTCCCCCTGATGCGCGACGACGTCGACCTGTGCTGGCGCGCCCAGGCCGCGGGCCACCAGGTCCTCGTCGCCCCCGAGGCCGTCCTGCGGCACGCGGAGGCCGCCGCGCGCGAACGGCGGCCCATCGACTGCGCCGGCCGCTCGGCGGCCAACCCCCACCGTGTCGACAAGGCCGGCGCGGTCTACACGATGCTCGTCAACTCCCGCGGCGCCGCGCTGCCGTACGTCCTGCTGCGCCTGGTGCTCGGCACCGTGCTGCGCACTCTCGCCTATCTGGTCGGCAAGGTGCCCGGCCAGGCGCTGGACGAGATCGCGGGGCTCCTCGGCGTGCTGCTGCGGCCGGGGAGGATTCTCGCGGGGCGGCGCCGGCGCGGCCGGCCGGCCGTCGAACCGGCCGAGCTGCGGCCGCTGTTCCCGCCGCCCGGTGCGACGGTGCGGGCGACGGCCGAGGCTGTCGTCGGCAACTTCAGCGGCCGCTCGGAACCCGAGCTCGCCTCCGGCGGCCGGCACGGCGCCGTCGAGTCAGGGCCGGGCGGTGACGACGCCGACTTTCTGGAGATCGAACAGTTCGCCCGGCTGAAGCGCGTCGCGCGCAAGCCGGGGCCCGTCCTCTTCCTCCTGCTGCTGGTGGTCTCCCTCGTCGCCTGCCGCGGACTGCTCGGCTCCGGCACGCTCGCCGGAGGGGCCCTGCTGCCCGCCCCCGCGGACGCCTCCGGCCTCTGGGACCGCTATCTGTCCGCCTGGCAGCCCGTCGGCACCGGCGGCACCGAGGCGGCACCGCCCTACCTGGCCGTCATCGCCGCCCTGTCCACCCTGCTGCTCGGCAGCACCGGCGCGGCCCTGACCCTGCTCCTCGTCTGCTCGGTGCCGCTGGCCGGGCTGAGCGCCTACTTCGCCTCCCGGCCGCTGGTCGAGTCGCGCCTGCTGCGCGCCTGGGCGGCTGTGGCGTACGCCTTCCTGCCCGCCGCGACCGGCGCGCTGGCGGGCGGCCGGCTGGGCACCGCGGTACTCGCGGTACTGCTGCCGCTGATGGCCCGTGCGGCCGTCGCCGCCGCCGGAGCGGCCCTGCCGTCCGACAGCGACGACGGCGAGCGCGACGGGGACGCGGCTCCGGGCGCCCGCCCGAGCTGGCGCGCCGTCTGGGCCTACACGCTCCTGCTCACCTTCACCACGGCCTTCACCCCCGTCGTCTGGCCGCTCACCCTGCTGCTGGGCATCGCGCTGCTCGTGACGCGCACCGTGCGCCACCAGGGCGGTACGGCCGCCTACGGGATCCGCCTCGCCCTGGTGCTCGTCACCCCGCTGGTGGTCCTCGCTCCCTGGTCGCTGTCGCTGCTGACCTCGCCGTCCGGCTTCCTCCGCGAGGTCGGACTGGAGTACGGCACCGGCTCCGCCACCGCGCTGGACCTGCTGATGGTCAGCCCCGGCGGGCCGAAGGCGGCGGGCGGGTTCCTCCTCGCCGGTGTCGTGCTCGCGGCCCTGGCCGCCCTGCTCCGCGGCGACCGGCAGCGCGCGGTCCGCACCGCCTGGGCCGTGGCGGTCGCGGCCCTGCTCCTGGCCGCGCTCTCCAACGGCTCCGCGTGGGCCGGGCCCGCCACCCTCGTCTACGGCATCGCACTGCTGTCCGCCGCCGCCGTCGGCGCGGAGAACGCGCGCGAACGCGTCGCCGCGCAGAGCTTCGGCTGGCGGCAGCCGGCCGCGGCGCTGATCGCCCTGGCGGCCGCCGCCGGCCCGCTGCTCTCCGCCGTCGCCTGGATGTACGGCGGGGCGGCCGGCCCGGTCGAACGGCGCGACCCCGTGCAGGTGCCGCCGTTCGTCGCGGAGGAGAGCCGCACCCAGGACCAGGCGCGCACCCTCGTGCTCGGCGGCGAGCCGGGCCGGGTCTCGTACACCCTGGTGCGCGGTTCGGGCGCCCGGCTGGGCGACGCCGACCTCGCCGCGGCGAGCGGCGGGGACATCCGGCTGGACGGCATCGTCGCCAACCTCGTCGCGGGCTCCGGCGCCGACCAGACCGACCAGCTCGGCGGCTACGCGGTGCGCTACATCCTCGTCCGCGACGGAGCCCCCCGCGAGATGGGCCGGGTGCTGGACACCACCCCCGGACTGACCCGGCTCAGCCAGGAGGACGGCAGTTCCCTCTGGCGGCTCGACCGGCGCGTCGCCCGCGTCACCGTCGTCGGGAACCCCGACAAGGGCGGGGACGGGGGAGCGGCGGAGGCCGCCGAGCCGGTCCCGGTCGCCGCCGGACCCGTCGAGGCCCACACCTCACTCCCCGCAGGACCGGAGGGCCGCGTGCTGCGCGTCGCCGACCGGGCCGCCCCCGGCTGGACCGCCACGCTCGACGGCGAGCCGCTGACCCCGACCACCGTCGACGAGTGGGCCCAGGGCTTCGAACTGCCCGCGAACGGTGGCCGCCTCGACCTGACGTACGAGTCGCCGCTGAGCCACACCCTGTGGACCGGGGCACAAGGGCTGCTGGCCGTCGTCCTGGTGGTGCTCGCCCTGCCCGGCCGGCGCCGCGAGGTCGACGACGACCTGCCCGAGACCGCACCGGAGCCGGCCGTGCCCGCGCAGCCCGTGGACGGCGAGGGCCGCCGGGCCCGCAGGCTGCGGGCGGCCGCGGAGGCGGAGGCCGCGGCGCAGGGCACGGAGCCGGAGAGCGCGCCGGAGCAGCCCGTGCCGGCCGGGACCGCACCGGCCGCCGCGGCCGAGGACGACCCGTTCGAGGCGTTCGACGCCTTCCGCGCCACTCAGGCGGCCGAGTCCGCGGACCGGGCGGCCCAGGGGGCCGCTGCCTCCGGTGCACCGGCCGGGCCGTACGCGGAGGGCGTGCCGCAGCAGGTGCCGCAACAGCCCTACGGCACCTGGGACCAGCAGAGCTACGCCCCCGGCGGCGGACAGCCGTACCCGGGGGAGCAGTACGGGCACGAGCCGTACCAGGGCCAGGGGGAACAGCAGTACCAGGGCTACGGCGACGGGCAGTACCAGCAGTACGGCGCCGGCCAGTACAGCGATCCGTACCAGCCGGATCCCTACCAGGCCGCTCCGTACGGCGATGGTCAGCAGCAGTACGACGCGCAGCAGCAGTACGACGGTCAGCAGTACGACGGGCGGCAGCAGTACGACGGGCAGCAGCCCGGCCCGTACGGCTACCCGGCCCAGCCCTACGCCGGCGGCGATCCCGCCCGCAGTGAGACGGTCCACGGGGACGACGGCGAGCCCGCCCCCCGCCGCGACGGGAGCGATCAGCAGTGA
- a CDS encoding Trm112 family protein codes for MPLEAGLLAILACPACHAPLREESGGASTGPSGETSDETPGGEPGTTELVCTGCGLAYPVRDGIPVLLVDEARRPV; via the coding sequence ATGCCGCTCGAAGCCGGTCTTCTCGCCATCCTCGCCTGCCCGGCCTGCCACGCCCCGCTCCGCGAGGAGTCCGGAGGCGCGAGCACCGGCCCGTCCGGCGAGACGTCCGACGAGACGCCCGGCGGCGAGCCCGGCACCACCGAACTGGTCTGCACCGGCTGCGGGCTGGCCTACCCGGTCCGGGACGGTATCCCCGTGCTCCTCGTCGACGAGGCCCGCCGCCCCGTCTAG
- a CDS encoding SIS domain-containing protein → MLDESLLDAPEALARADTRGLLRGAAGSGARVRTAARGALEAGLADLKPDGRPRSLLIAGSGPATACVADLLAALSGGNTLVHSIHPAGALAAPGALRWTLPGWAGPLDLLIVLTTDGTEPGLSALVEQAYRRGCSVVSVCPADAPLTGDVGGRHGLAVPLTAPVYETPLPGDADDSSAWPARRAPAGDVSGERPGTVWALLVPLLVLLDRTGFHPAPPATVQLVADRLDRTAERCGPAVATYSNPAKTLAAELAESLPLLWSDGPVAGAAGRHFARSLAAVAGRPALAAALPEALTEHAALLSGAFAAGADPDDFFRDRVEDPAALHARVVLLREQGLTGGSPTPAAREFALAHESPVSELEPSEGSALEAAAELLAITDFASVYLVLASGDRS, encoded by the coding sequence ATGCTCGACGAGTCGCTTCTCGACGCACCCGAGGCACTCGCCCGCGCCGACACCCGGGGCCTGCTGCGCGGCGCCGCAGGTTCCGGCGCCCGGGTGCGCACCGCCGCCCGGGGCGCCCTGGAGGCCGGACTGGCCGACCTCAAGCCCGACGGGCGGCCGCGGAGCCTGCTGATCGCCGGCTCCGGACCGGCCACCGCCTGCGTCGCCGACCTGCTGGCCGCCCTCAGCGGCGGCAACACCCTCGTCCACTCGATCCACCCGGCCGGCGCCCTGGCCGCCCCCGGCGCGCTGCGCTGGACCCTCCCCGGCTGGGCCGGTCCGCTGGACCTGCTGATCGTTCTCACGACCGACGGCACCGAACCGGGCCTGTCCGCCCTGGTCGAACAGGCGTACCGGCGCGGCTGCTCCGTCGTCTCGGTCTGCCCGGCCGACGCCCCCCTCACCGGCGACGTCGGCGGACGGCACGGCCTGGCGGTGCCGCTCACCGCACCGGTGTACGAGACCCCGCTGCCCGGGGACGCGGACGACAGCAGCGCCTGGCCCGCTCGCCGGGCACCGGCCGGCGACGTGTCCGGGGAGCGGCCCGGGACGGTGTGGGCCCTCCTGGTCCCGCTGCTCGTCCTGCTCGACCGGACCGGCTTCCACCCGGCGCCTCCGGCCACCGTGCAGCTCGTCGCCGACCGGCTCGACCGGACCGCCGAACGCTGCGGCCCCGCCGTCGCGACGTACAGCAACCCGGCCAAGACCCTCGCCGCCGAGCTGGCCGAATCCCTGCCGCTGCTGTGGAGCGACGGCCCCGTGGCCGGTGCCGCCGGCCGTCACTTCGCGCGCTCGCTCGCGGCCGTCGCGGGGCGTCCCGCGCTCGCCGCCGCCCTGCCCGAGGCCCTCACCGAGCACGCCGCGCTGCTCTCCGGTGCCTTCGCCGCGGGCGCCGACCCCGACGACTTCTTCCGGGACCGCGTGGAGGACCCCGCCGCTCTCCACGCGCGCGTGGTGCTTCTCCGCGAACAGGGCCTGACGGGCGGCTCGCCGACCCCCGCGGCCCGCGAGTTCGCGCTGGCCCACGAGAGCCCCGTCAGCGAACTCGAACCCTCCGAGGGCAGCGCGCTGGAGGCGGCGGCGGAGCTCCTTGCCATCACGGATTTCGCCTCCGT
- a CDS encoding metallopeptidase family protein: MSSSVPPRPSEPRPRRRDRHGRGMRGPIAPPQVPLALSRAAAFTDLVHDSVERLERHWPQLSEVEFAVLDVPSFGDGGEDRAEGWEDEGTVPLGRVTSARGDGPARIVVYRRPVEIRTKNRDERALLVHEIVVEQVAELLGLAPESVDPRYGQD, from the coding sequence ATGAGCAGCTCCGTACCACCCCGCCCCTCCGAGCCCCGTCCGCGGCGCCGGGACCGCCACGGACGCGGTATGCGCGGACCGATCGCGCCGCCGCAGGTTCCGCTCGCCCTGAGCCGCGCCGCGGCCTTCACCGATCTGGTGCACGACTCGGTGGAGCGGCTCGAACGGCACTGGCCGCAGCTCTCCGAGGTGGAGTTCGCCGTTCTGGACGTCCCGTCCTTCGGCGACGGCGGCGAGGACCGCGCCGAGGGCTGGGAGGACGAGGGGACGGTGCCGCTGGGCCGGGTGACCTCCGCCCGCGGGGACGGGCCGGCCAGGATCGTCGTCTACCGGCGCCCGGTGGAGATCCGTACGAAGAACCGCGACGAGCGGGCCCTGCTGGTGCACGAGATCGTGGTCGAGCAGGTGGCCGAACTGCTGGGGCTGGCACCGGAGTCGGTGGATCCGCGGTACGGGCAGGACTGA
- a CDS encoding phosphomannomutase/phosphoglucomutase: protein MPDLSQIVKAYDVRGVVPDQWDEPLAELFGAAFARVTGAEAIVVGHDMRPSSPGLSRAFGRGAAALGADVTEIGLCSTDQLYFASGRLDLPGAMFTASHNPAQYNGIKMCRAGATPVGQDTGLAEIRALVEEWSGSGAPAPAGTPGTITQRDVLADYAACLRGLVDLTGIRPLKVVVDAGNGMGGHTVPTVLDGLPVELVPMYFELDGTFPNHEANPLAPENIVDLQARVRELGADIGLAFDGDADRCFVVDERGEPVSPSAVTALVAARELAKHGGGTVIHNCITSWSVPEVVRENGGTPVRTRVGHSFIKGEMARTGAIFGGEHSAHYYFRDFWNADTGMLAALHVLAALGGQPGTLSELVAQYDRYAASGEINSRVEDQAGRAAAVRAAYAGRPGTELDELDGLTVTTADWWFNLRASNTEPLLRLNVEARDRATADKIRDEVLAIVRA, encoded by the coding sequence GTGCCCGACTTGTCGCAGATCGTGAAGGCGTACGACGTGCGCGGTGTGGTCCCGGACCAGTGGGACGAACCGCTCGCGGAGCTCTTCGGCGCGGCCTTCGCCCGGGTGACCGGGGCGGAGGCCATTGTCGTCGGACATGACATGCGGCCCTCGTCCCCCGGCCTCTCCCGGGCGTTCGGCCGCGGAGCCGCCGCCCTCGGCGCGGACGTCACCGAGATCGGCCTGTGCTCGACCGACCAGCTGTACTTCGCCAGCGGCCGGCTCGACCTGCCCGGCGCGATGTTCACCGCCAGCCACAACCCGGCCCAGTACAACGGCATCAAGATGTGCCGGGCCGGCGCCACCCCCGTCGGCCAGGACACCGGCCTCGCGGAGATCCGGGCTCTCGTCGAGGAGTGGAGCGGGAGCGGCGCCCCCGCCCCCGCCGGGACCCCGGGCACCATCACGCAGCGGGACGTCCTCGCCGACTACGCCGCCTGCCTGCGCGGCCTGGTCGACCTCACGGGCATCCGCCCGCTGAAGGTCGTCGTGGACGCGGGGAACGGCATGGGCGGCCACACCGTGCCCACCGTCCTCGACGGCCTGCCCGTCGAACTGGTCCCGATGTACTTCGAACTGGACGGCACCTTCCCCAACCACGAGGCCAACCCCCTCGCCCCGGAGAACATCGTCGATCTCCAGGCGAGGGTCCGGGAGCTCGGCGCCGACATCGGCCTGGCCTTCGACGGCGACGCCGACCGCTGCTTCGTGGTCGACGAGCGCGGCGAGCCCGTCTCGCCGTCCGCCGTCACGGCCCTCGTCGCCGCCCGCGAACTCGCCAAGCACGGCGGCGGAACCGTCATCCACAACTGCATCACCTCCTGGTCCGTCCCCGAGGTGGTCAGGGAGAACGGCGGCACCCCCGTGCGCACCCGCGTCGGGCACTCCTTCATCAAGGGGGAGATGGCCCGCACCGGCGCGATCTTCGGCGGCGAGCACTCCGCGCACTACTACTTCCGCGACTTCTGGAACGCGGACACGGGCATGCTCGCCGCGCTCCACGTCCTCGCCGCGCTCGGCGGCCAGCCGGGCACGCTGTCGGAACTGGTGGCGCAGTACGACCGGTACGCCGCCTCCGGGGAGATCAACAGCCGCGTCGAGGACCAGGCCGGCCGCGCCGCCGCCGTCAGGGCCGCCTACGCCGGCCGGCCCGGCACCGAACTGGACGAACTCGACGGCCTGACGGTCACCACCGCCGACTGGTGGTTCAACCTGCGCGCCTCGAACACCGAACCGCTCCTGCGCCTCAACGTCGAGGCGCGCGACCGGGCGACCGCCGACAAGATCCGCGACGAGGTCCTGGCCATCGTCCGCGCCTGA
- a CDS encoding DUF3499 domain-containing protein: MRGLGESRRGPLKSAVPSNLVSPVRRCSRTACGRPAVATLTYVYADSTAVLGPLATYAEPHCYDLCAEHSERLTAPRGWEVVRLAVDTGPARPSSDDLEALANAVREAARPQERAAGAQGGAGGPGGREADPREVARRGHLRVLRSPEP, encoded by the coding sequence GTGCGTGGGCTCGGGGAGAGTCGTCGCGGCCCGCTCAAGAGTGCGGTACCGTCCAACCTCGTGAGCCCTGTACGCCGATGTTCGCGCACCGCGTGCGGTCGTCCCGCCGTCGCGACGCTGACGTACGTCTACGCGGACTCGACCGCCGTTCTCGGGCCACTCGCCACCTACGCCGAGCCGCACTGCTACGACCTCTGCGCCGAGCACTCCGAGCGGCTCACCGCGCCGCGCGGCTGGGAGGTCGTCCGGCTCGCCGTCGACACCGGCCCGGCCCGGCCCAGCAGCGACGATCTCGAAGCCCTCGCCAACGCCGTCCGTGAAGCCGCCCGCCCGCAGGAGCGCGCGGCCGGGGCGCAGGGCGGCGCGGGCGGACCCGGCGGCCGCGAGGCCGACCCGAGAGAGGTCGCCCGCCGCGGGCACCTGCGGGTCCTGCGCTCGCCCGAGCCCTGA